A genomic stretch from Gardnerella leopoldii includes:
- a CDS encoding acetate/propionate family kinase, with the protein MAKTVLVINSGSSSIKYQLVDLESGEGIASGIVEKIGEPVDGHYKHVFNGEKHEFNEPVHDHEQGLKRVLGFFEEYGPKLSESGIVAVGHRVVQGGLTFPKPALVNEKTINKVKDLAVLAPLHNGPEAVGAEVMTELLPDVPQIMVFDSSFFHDLPQVAATYALNKEIADRYHIRRYGAHGTSHEYIGSVVPSVVGKPAEGLKQIVLHIGNGASASAQISGKPVETSMGLTPLEGLMMGGRTGDIDPAVVFHLIRNAHMNVDELDTLFNKRSGMMGMTGHGDLRDIHKLIAEGDENAKLALGVYVHRIVGYIGNYTAQMGGVDVITFTAGVGENDEIVRARVCEKLEPFGVKLDKEKNLVRSKEPRVISTPDSSVIIAVIPTNEELAIARKAATIAEAGEDSYGNKFEH; encoded by the coding sequence ATGGCAAAAACCGTTCTTGTTATCAATTCTGGTTCCAGTTCGATTAAGTATCAACTCGTTGACTTGGAAAGCGGTGAAGGCATCGCTTCCGGCATCGTTGAGAAGATTGGCGAGCCAGTTGACGGCCACTACAAGCACGTATTCAATGGCGAAAAGCATGAGTTCAATGAGCCAGTTCACGATCACGAGCAGGGCTTGAAACGCGTACTTGGATTCTTCGAAGAATATGGTCCAAAGCTTTCAGAGTCTGGCATTGTTGCTGTCGGTCACCGCGTTGTTCAGGGTGGCTTAACATTCCCTAAGCCTGCATTAGTCAATGAAAAGACAATCAATAAGGTTAAGGATTTGGCAGTTTTGGCTCCACTTCACAACGGTCCAGAAGCTGTTGGCGCTGAAGTCATGACTGAACTTTTGCCAGATGTTCCACAAATTATGGTATTCGATTCTTCATTCTTCCATGATTTGCCACAGGTTGCAGCAACTTATGCTTTGAACAAGGAAATCGCAGATCGCTATCATATTCGTCGTTATGGTGCTCACGGCACTTCTCACGAATACATTGGCTCTGTTGTTCCAAGCGTTGTCGGTAAGCCTGCAGAAGGTTTGAAGCAGATTGTTTTGCACATTGGTAACGGTGCTTCTGCTTCTGCTCAGATTTCTGGAAAACCAGTCGAAACTTCTATGGGCTTAACCCCACTCGAAGGCTTGATGATGGGCGGTCGCACTGGCGATATTGACCCAGCTGTAGTATTCCACCTTATTCGCAACGCTCACATGAACGTGGACGAACTTGACACTCTCTTCAACAAGCGTTCAGGCATGATGGGTATGACTGGTCATGGCGATTTGCGTGATATTCACAAGCTCATCGCAGAAGGCGATGAAAACGCTAAGCTCGCTCTCGGCGTATACGTGCACCGCATTGTTGGTTATATTGGCAACTATACTGCTCAAATGGGCGGCGTTGATGTCATTACCTTCACAGCTGGTGTCGGCGAAAACGACGAAATTGTGCGCGCTCGCGTATGCGAAAAGCTTGAGCCATTCGGCGTTAAGCTCGATAAGGAAAAGAATTTGGTTCGTTCTAAGGAGCCACGCGTTATTTCCACTCCAGACAGCTCTGTGATTATTGCTGTGATTCCAACGAACGAAGAGTTGGCTATTGCGCGCAAGGCTGCAACCATTGCTGAAGCTGGTGAAGATAGCTACGGCAACAAGTTTGAGCACTAA
- the pta gene encoding phosphate acetyltransferase → MSHINVTIIGNEDMYGRNAVAFGITHILSNNYSTTVFRPCAQPNDTFTKQLLGITNTSTKLEQVIATTPEIVRTNKDTVRGDIVARYNELLQSTSAQASIIVSSDANPAYDPELFSFDATVAADLASPVFLTVSAQGRNSQQILQTIDSANACVLKSCTQVLGVFVTNCDPELGAELMRDYSSRNYANSNDEASRVSQTPLWVLPPIDEETKNSSLETFVNCVRENDVLNALHQPFKVPTTPYAFQYSLLGKAKENKKTIVLPEGEEDRILKAANYLLERDIVNLIIIGERESILARAEELNLNSLCKASFQSMHDEAMLSHMITKLCELRAKKGMTEKQAREQLTDASYFGTMLVVLGQADGLVSGSVNSTANTVRPALQVIKTKPGSKLVSGAFLMCFKDHVSVFADCAINPNPSAEQLADIAIQSAHTAETFGLNPKVGMLSYSTLGSGKGPDVDTVEEATRIAKEKAPDLAIVGSIQFDAAWSPTVAAAKAKNNSIAGHVNVFVFPDLCAGNIAYKAVQRSSGALAVGPILQGLNKPVNDLSRGALVQDIINTVALTALEAQSE, encoded by the coding sequence GTGTCGCATATTAATGTAACAATTATCGGCAACGAAGATATGTACGGCAGAAATGCTGTTGCATTCGGAATAACACATATTCTGTCTAATAACTACAGCACTACTGTTTTTCGTCCATGCGCTCAACCAAATGACACTTTTACTAAACAACTTTTGGGTATCACAAATACTTCAACGAAATTAGAGCAAGTTATTGCAACAACTCCAGAAATAGTTAGAACAAATAAAGACACAGTGCGAGGAGATATCGTTGCGCGCTATAACGAATTGTTGCAATCCACCTCTGCTCAAGCTTCTATTATTGTTTCTAGTGACGCAAACCCAGCATATGATCCAGAACTGTTTTCTTTCGACGCAACTGTTGCAGCTGACTTGGCATCACCTGTTTTTCTCACAGTTTCAGCTCAAGGCAGAAACTCACAACAAATTTTACAAACTATAGATTCTGCAAATGCTTGCGTTCTTAAATCATGCACACAAGTTTTAGGAGTATTTGTTACAAACTGCGATCCAGAACTTGGAGCTGAGTTAATGCGTGACTATAGCTCTAGGAATTATGCAAACTCAAACGACGAAGCATCCCGAGTAAGCCAAACTCCATTATGGGTTTTGCCACCAATAGATGAAGAAACTAAAAATTCTTCATTAGAAACATTCGTAAATTGCGTTCGAGAAAATGATGTTCTTAATGCTCTCCACCAACCATTTAAAGTTCCAACTACACCTTATGCTTTCCAATACAGTTTATTAGGGAAAGCAAAAGAAAATAAGAAAACTATAGTTCTTCCGGAAGGAGAAGAAGATCGTATTCTTAAAGCAGCAAACTATTTGCTAGAACGTGATATTGTAAATCTAATTATCATTGGAGAACGCGAATCTATTCTTGCTCGAGCAGAAGAACTAAATCTCAATTCTCTTTGCAAAGCTAGTTTCCAATCTATGCACGATGAAGCAATGCTAAGCCATATGATTACAAAACTTTGCGAATTAAGAGCAAAGAAAGGAATGACAGAAAAGCAAGCGCGTGAACAATTAACAGATGCAAGCTACTTCGGCACCATGCTAGTAGTACTAGGTCAAGCAGACGGTCTTGTTTCTGGTTCAGTTAATTCAACCGCTAACACTGTACGTCCTGCTCTTCAAGTTATCAAAACTAAGCCTGGTTCTAAGCTGGTTTCTGGAGCATTCCTTATGTGCTTCAAAGATCACGTATCTGTATTTGCAGATTGTGCAATCAACCCAAATCCTAGTGCAGAACAGCTTGCTGATATTGCTATTCAGTCTGCACACACTGCAGAGACTTTCGGACTCAACCCTAAAGTTGGAATGCTATCCTATTCAACGCTTGGTTCAGGAAAAGGGCCAGACGTTGATACTGTAGAGGAAGCAACACGCATTGCGAAAGAAAAAGCACCTGATTTAGCAATTGTTGGATCTATACAGTTTGATGCAGCATGGTCTCCTACAGTTGCTGCAGCAAAAGCAAAAAATAATAGTATTGCTGGTCATGTGAATGTATTTGTATTCCCTGATTTATGCGCAGGAAATATCGCTTATAAAGCCGTGCAACGCTCTAGCGGAGCACTGGCTGTTGGTCCAATTTTGCAAGGATTAAATAAGCCTGTAAATGATTTGTCTAGAGGAGCTTTAGTACAAGATATTATTAATACCGTTGCTTTAACCGCGTTAGAAGCACAATCAGAATAA
- the aroA gene encoding 3-phosphoshikimate 1-carboxyvinyltransferase: MSGINDIADCTTFWKAPYANHQLKAYIEVPGSKSLSNRYLILAALGTKPVVLQGLLRSRDTELMISALSTFGVRCESLNEDGTKLRVIPPEDGVFRIPDNAEVYCGLAGTVMRFVAALALFANKAVRFDGDKQAYARPMKPVLDGLEQLGARVEYQGEEGFLPFTITPPSVEFKINNFSEKIVQIDSSSSSQFISAMLLIGSRIPGGLSLKHIGDTLPSMPHIRMTMDDICKAGGVVNMTSNAMWHVKESKIALSDTVTIEPDLSNAAPFLGASLIAGGSVSIPNWPFSSTQPGGLLPGILEKMCAKVSFEKTSDDAGIMHVESDGSIKAIPYLDLSAAGEIAPSIAAILAFADGPSELHGIAHLRGHETNRLQALVNELNRVGIGAKELEDGIRIEPSNHMHGEVMETYADHRMATFAAMLGLRIENIRIKNISTTRKTIPDFPGMWHRMLE; the protein is encoded by the coding sequence ATGAGTGGTATTAACGATATTGCAGATTGCACTACTTTTTGGAAAGCGCCGTATGCTAATCATCAATTAAAAGCTTATATTGAGGTTCCTGGAAGTAAATCTTTGTCGAATCGTTATTTAATTTTGGCAGCTTTGGGCACAAAACCAGTAGTTTTACAAGGATTATTGCGCTCGCGCGACACGGAGCTTATGATTAGCGCTTTATCTACATTTGGCGTTAGATGTGAGTCATTAAATGAAGATGGAACTAAGCTTCGTGTAATTCCTCCAGAAGACGGAGTTTTTAGGATTCCAGATAATGCTGAAGTGTATTGTGGTTTAGCTGGAACTGTAATGCGTTTCGTTGCAGCTTTAGCTTTATTTGCAAATAAAGCTGTGCGATTTGATGGCGATAAGCAAGCTTATGCGCGTCCTATGAAGCCAGTTCTTGACGGTTTAGAGCAGCTTGGTGCTCGCGTAGAGTATCAAGGAGAAGAGGGTTTCTTACCTTTTACTATTACGCCACCTTCAGTCGAATTTAAAATAAATAATTTTTCTGAAAAAATCGTGCAAATTGATTCTTCTTCATCATCACAATTTATTTCTGCGATGCTTCTAATTGGTTCACGTATACCTGGAGGCTTAAGTCTTAAACATATTGGTGACACATTGCCAAGTATGCCGCATATTCGCATGACTATGGACGATATTTGCAAAGCGGGTGGGGTTGTAAATATGACTAGCAACGCAATGTGGCATGTTAAAGAGAGCAAAATAGCTTTATCTGATACTGTTACTATAGAGCCTGATCTTTCTAATGCTGCGCCATTTTTAGGAGCATCATTGATTGCTGGAGGAAGTGTCAGTATACCTAATTGGCCGTTTTCTTCAACTCAACCTGGAGGATTGCTTCCTGGAATATTAGAGAAAATGTGCGCAAAAGTTAGTTTTGAAAAAACAAGCGATGATGCTGGAATAATGCATGTGGAAAGCGATGGTTCGATTAAAGCAATTCCGTATCTTGATTTGAGTGCAGCAGGAGAGATTGCTCCTAGTATTGCAGCTATTCTTGCTTTTGCGGACGGTCCGAGTGAACTTCATGGTATCGCGCATTTGAGAGGGCATGAAACGAATCGTTTGCAAGCTTTAGTTAATGAATTGAATCGAGTTGGGATTGGTGCTAAAGAGCTCGAAGATGGCATTCGTATTGAGCCAAGTAATCATATGCATGGGGAAGTAATGGAAACTTATGCGGATCACAGAATGGCAACTTTTGCTGCAATGCTTGGATTACGCATAGAAAATATAAGAATCAAAAATATTTCTACTACTCGCAAAACGATTCCTGATTTTCCAGGAATGTGGCATAGAATGCTTGAATAA